CGACCGACCAACTCGTCCACGGCCCGATCCGACATTTCCTCCCCGAGGAGAATGATGCATTCGGCACTGGACCCTGCCTGCAAGGTAAACGCCGACTGTTGGACAAAGCAGGGATCGAGTCCCGCTCCACAAGCCCCCCCCAGCTCCCCACCACGGCAAAGAGCGGCCGGATTCGCCGGAGAACCATGGCGACCGAGGAACTCAAAGCGGTCACAGGTGAAGTCATTCGATTCGGTAGCGACCCCACTTACCGTGAGTGTAGAAAAGGCGATCCCTCCACGGAAGTCGCCCGCTGCAAGATTCACCGCTCGCAGGCTCCCATCGGCACCCGGGCGCGTCACGATCAAACTGGGCTGCGCTGGCAGCGTTCCCATCACCAAGCGCTGATACGCTGTGATTGAAAGCCTCTTCGCAACTCCGGATCGATTGGTCAACCGAACGACGACAATCTTCACGGGGTCATGCCGCGGCACGAACATCGTCGTCTCCTGAGATATTCCCTGACAGGTCGAGATGAAACGGGTGGCACCATGGCCATGACGAATTTCATGGTCGCCGCCAGAAGGGACCGGTCCCGGCAAAGGACTCCAGACTTCGCCGGTCTCCAGATCGCGGAGATAGAAAGCTTCACCGTGGGGGTCCGATGCCGGCTCGTTCGACCAGGGGGTGAGCCGGTTCGCCTGGCTATTGCGCGTCCATGTGCACCCCGCCCCGTTCTCGCTCACTAGAAAGCCAGCAACCTCGTTCGCCACGACATTGATCCATGGCATTGGCGGACGTTTGCCACCCTTTGGAAGGCGAATCACATACTCGCTGCCATCGTGACTGAAGCCACCGTAGCCATTGAAGAAGCGAAGATCTTCCAAGGCCTCCGATCCCGACCCACTCTCTCCCGCCACTTGGATCTCCTTTGGAACACAGGGTACGTGATTGGTGGAGACATCGGGCAAGCTGCCCCGGACGACTAGGGAAGCGATCGCGAAGAGCATCGCCACTCCCTCCTCGCCCAGTTCCTTGGGCTTGAATGTAAAGACCCGGTCATCCAGACCATCAGGTACGCCAGCGCCCGAGTCATCCAGCACGACGAAATTGGTATAGAATCCCTTTGTTCCCCAATAGCCACGGGCTTTTAGCGCCTCTTGCGTCGGTGCTGCAGCCCAACCATCGCAGAGGATCATGGTTGGCCGGTCGCGCGGGATTGGAGGCAACGCCGTCCCCTCAAGCACTCGCGGCGAGGGGATCAGACCACGATGTCCATAGTTCATCGCGGCAGCCAGCGACTGAAACTTTGAGGCTGTCTTATCATCGATACCAAGTTCAACCCGGACGTTCTCCTCCGCGTCGACGGCATCAAGTAACTCCTGATCCACCGCGGTGATTCCGCGGAATTTCCCAGCAAGCTTGAGTGCCTCGGCTTTGTTTTCCGCAATGCCGGTGACGAAACCGATCACCGATTCTCCTTCCGTATCCAATTCCACCACGGTCCGGAGACTCAAGCAGGGATCAAGGACATTCCCTACCGAGCCAGAAAGCTCGTCCACTTCCAGAGCCTGAGGGTGGACCACGCTTCGTCCCCGCCCCAGAAATCGAAGCCGGTCGCTTTCGCACGAGGTCGCGCCCGCTCCGGCCAGCGAGTGAAACAGGCAAGGCCAGGTTTCATCCGCCCCGCGTGAACGGCGCTCGGCAATCAAGGTCGAGGATGCAGGCTCATAGGAGGTCTGCACGAAGAGCTTCGAGAACGCAGGATGGCCGATATCCGCCCCCTGCCAGGTAAGCACGGCTTCAAGAAAGCTCGTTACCTCGATCCGCCTCGGACGTTTGGTAAGGTTGGTCAATTGTAGACGTCGCACTTCAAGGTCGTCCCCGGGAGAAACGGCGACATCGAGCTGCGCACGAATACCGCGTGTCTCGCTAACAATCCTGAAGACCCCGGGAAGGTCCGACGATTGATAAGCGGTACTCTTGCACTTCACCGGCTGCATCGCCGCAGACCAAAGCGCTCCATTATCGAGATCCCTCAGGTAGATGAACTGGCCTTGGGAATCCTCCACCGGATCGCCATGCCAGCGGTTTACCACGTGGCCATAACGCCGCGACTGTCCGGTACCAGCTGCGGTGATAAAGGTGAAATAGCGACCGTTCGATAGCAGCCGGGCGTGCGGCGAGGGAAGCATGGGATTGGGTTTCATGGCAAAGGATGAAAGGAGAGAAGCACCTTGGCTGGAAATTCGCGGACGATCACTTCGTCGGCACTAAAGGCCGCAGCAGGCTTTCCGTTTACCGTGACCGATCGGATCGGAGCCGGACAAGGCGGACGCAGGACAAAGCCCCCTTCGGGCATATCGAGATTCCCTCCGATCTCAACCGTCATGACATCTCCCGGCTTCAAGGTCAGATCGAGCGGCCCATACCAGGTCCTTAGCCCTTTGACCGAGATCCCATTTCTACGTCCCAGCCAGTCGTGGGAAACTCCGGACGCGAGGACCAAGGCATCATCGGATTCGCGCTCCCATGCGAACATGCTGGCAAAGGCGAGCATATACTCAGCCGCGATCCATGTATGGGGCACGTCTCCGAGGTGTCCCGGACTACGGGGATCCCTCCAAGAGATTTCCGGCCACTGGTTCCAGCGTAAGGGACGCCTGTCATCGAGAAATCGCTCCATCAACTCGACGGCCTCTTCCCTTCTTCCGAGCCTCACCAAGGCACCGACGATCCGGATCTCGTAGGCAGTGTAATTGTTCCACTCCATCTCTCCGCTGTGCTTCCGCCGGAAGTCGCGAACGAAAAGATCGAACATCGCATCAAGCTGCTCCGATGGCATGTCATCCGCCGCATGGAGCAAGGAGATCGCATTGGAAGTCGCGGTGGGATCGAAGTCCGCCCATTCGACCGAGCCAGGAATGTAATTGAGCTTCTTCTCCGCGATAACGATGCGGATGGACGCGCGGATCGATTCTCTAAGGGCACGGGCAAGATCCTCAAAAGCTTCAGAGTCCTTCCTCTTCCCCAAGCGAGTCGCAATCGCTGCGGCATCGAGCAATCCGCGAAGAGCCCAGAAATCATCCCAATAGGAGTGCACCGGGTGCGCCAGATAGCCTTCGTGGCTCGCAGATTCCGGCAGCAGGCCGTAGCGATCCTTCTTGTCGGGAGCCAGATACTCCGCAGTCATCCGGCGGGCACGAAGCCGCTCGATGAACCGCGCGGCCTTTCGCACATGCGGCCACATTTCCTTCAGGAAAGAGAGATCGCCACTGAACCGATAGCACTCGCGCACTCCATAGATGAGCTGCCCGTGGCTATCGTGTTCAACAAGCCAGTCCGGACCGTTGCGATCAACGCAACAGGGAACGAAGCCCGAGGGCCGCTGAAAGGGCGCATACCAGCGGAGGAACTCCGGCAAGGCCAAACTTTCTCCCGCGCGCAGCAGGGCCGCACCCATGATCACGCCATCACGGATCCAAGAACGGGTGTAGCGACGCGGTCCGGGCTGCAACGCGGGACCATCCCGATTGATGAGGATTTGTCCAGCAGCAGTCTTGAAGGTATCTGCCGCATCCCGCGCCATCGCTCGGGGGAAGCGGAAACTCACGGCATCCAACCTTTTGCCCAAATCGCGGAGGGCCTCAGCGAATTGAGCTCCCCCATCAAGGCGAGCCACGCTAGCGACCTGTCGCGCGCTATTCTTTTCGCCAAAAGGCACCGCGACAAAAATGTCCCGATGCCCGCCCGCAGGGATCTTCAGTGAGAAGCCCATGGCCGCGGAGGCAAAGCCGAAATCATCTTCGACCTCCGTCTGATCGGGCAAGGTGCCGGCTGCCAGGTGTTCAGTCACCGATCCTTGCTCGAAGGAAGCCATGCCGATCGACGAGGGCCTAGCCAGCGGCACCACGGCCTTCCCGCCATTCACCCATAGGACATCATTTTTCCATGCGAGGCGGCTGATCTTGCTGACACCCCCAAGATGCTTCCATTCCTGCCAAGGCGGATTGACTTGGAACGGGCGGGCCGCGACGAACAAAGTCACCCGGCAAGCCTCCTCGGTGAGATTGCTCACACGGTAGCGGACGAATAGAACGGACGCCGCCCCCTTCCCGGTAGCAAAGGCGGTGGTTGACAGTCTCATCTGCTCCATGGTCCAGGACGATGTGGGAATCGGCAGGCCGTCCTTCTCCATTTCCACCGAACGCCGGGCATCCGCCCAAGTGATCAGGTCGCCATTGCGCTTCAGAAAGGGCTCAAGCGAGAAGGAACCTTTATCCGGCTCCACCATGCCCTCTTCATTGATCAAGGCACAGGTGATGCCATCAGGTCCCCCGGCACAGGTCCAATAGCTTTGCTCGCGATAAAGGTAGCGCGGGTAATAACCCCGCGTACTTGCCGAGGCGACCGCATGAAAGGTTTCGATCAGTGTCTTCGAAAAAGCGAAGGACTGGACCGACAAGCGTTTCACGCCCGGGCAGGGGACACCAAAGACGATTCTCAGGAAGCGGGACCGAGTAAGCGAAAGGTGTATAAAGCTCCGCGAACCACGGGCATCGCGTGCGGAATGAAGATCTCTCCACTGCTTGCCGTCGTCCGAAGACTGAACCGTAAAGGCGCGCCTAGCGGGCCGGGGCAGCCAGTCGATGATCAAGCCACCATACTCGCGAGGCTCATGGAAATCGATGCTCAGCCAAGGCTCCGCATCATCGGTGAGGCTCTTCCAGCCCGCTCCGGGATGAGCGGCAAGCAAAGCCAAGGGATTCGATCCACGAGCCGAGCTGGAGGTTGTGATCCTCGGCTTCCTCCTCAGTGTCCGGTCTTGGAAACGGAATTGATCGATCCAAATCGTCCCCTTCCCGCCCGGGCCCGCGCTTAACACGAACTCGATCGCTCCCAGCTCGCGGATCGCCCCGCCACCCGCCGGACCCCACGCAAAGCTGATGCCGCTGCCGTGGAGATGGAGCTCGCGTGGCTGCTCGCGGAAATCAAACTCCTCTTCCTGCCAGCGCCACACGTTCTTTCCCGACGGATCTGCCAGCTTGAATTCCAGCTTGTTCTTCGGTGCGCTCCCGCGAACCCGGAAGGCAAATGCGTAGTCGGCAGGCATGCGCCGGGAGAACTCCTTGCGGGCCACCACAAAACCGCCTCCGCCGTGGAAATCGAAATCCAACCTCAAGGCCCCTCCCTCCACTGAAATGTGCATCTCGGCCTCTCCGGAGGCAAAAGCACGCCAGCCCCCGGCAGAGGAAAAGTCATCGAGCACGGATTCTCTCATGGGTTTGTTAGAAGATGTCACGCTTCCCTCTGAATTCCATCAATGAATCCGCGCGCGCCATTTCCCAAGTTGGCGGCGTTTGCCTCGTCCGTGTCGATGTGCATCGCGAGAGCGAATTTCGGGTCGACGCGAACCCTCACATCGCCGAAGACCATCTCCCGGTCCCCATCCACGCGAACTCGTACCGACGCCTTGTCGTTCACCCCGTAACGCAGGGCATCCGCGGGGGTCATATGGATGTGACGGAGGGCACAGATCACGCCTTTGTCGAGCTCCACGCTACCCGCCGGGCCCTCCAAGATGCAGCCGGGTGTACCTTCGATGTCCCCGGACTCGCGGATCGGAGGCTGGATGCCGATCTTGAATTGCTCCGTCATGGCAATTTCCACTTGAGTAGTCTTCCGCGCCGGGCCTAGCACCCGGACCCGTTCGATCCGGCCTTTGGGCCCGACGATGGCGAGTTGCTCCTTGCAGGCATACTGTCCGGGTTGAGAGAGATCGGCATGTTTCGTCAGCTCGTGGCCAGGGCCGAAGAGGGCTTCCACGTGCTCCTTAGACAAATGGATATGGTGAGCGGAAACCTCGATCGGAATCGGCTCTGTCCGGCATGCCTCGCTGGCGCGGACGAGATAATCGCGGCTCAGCCCCTTCAAGCTCTCGCGCGCGATCATGCGTTCCTCGTCGGTCGGCAAGACAAGGATCTGAACTGCAGAGGAATCCGTGGAGATCCGGTCAACCTCCTTGCCAGTGGCAGCTCGGTTGCGCGTCTCATCCAGATGGATTCCCATGCACTGCAATCCTTGCACCGCTGCACCACGCACTCCGGCACTTCCTTGCCCGATACCGGCAGTGAAAACCAAAACATCAATCCCGCCCAACGCAGCGACAAGCGCTCCGATTCCTTTGCGGACCCGATAGCAAAAGACTTTGAAAGCAATCAGGGCACGTGCATCTCCGAGATCGGCCGCGGCCTCGATCTCACGCATGTCGCCCGAGATTCCAGAAAGGCCGAGCAAGCCGCTTTCCTTGTTGAGAAGCCTGTCCAGCTGGGCCGCATCCAATCCACCGCGTTGCAGATGGAGAAGCACTCCGGAATCGATATCCCCACAACGGGTCCCCATCACCAGACCTTCCGCAGGGGTGAAACCCATCGTGGTATCTACCGAGCGCCCATGGTCAATGGCGCACAAGGAAGCACCGCTACCCAAATGGCAGCTCACGATCTTCAGCTCCCTCGGATGTTTCTTAAGAAAGTGGGCGGCGGCGAGTACCACATGCCCGTGCGAGGATCCATGAAAGCCATAACGCCGGATAGACTCGGTCTCGTAGTAGCGTGATGGGAGGCCGTAGAGAAAAGCGTGGGCTGGAAGGGTCGCGTGAAAGGCAGTATCGAAGACGGCCACTTGAGGCACCGCGGGAAACAAACGGAGGGCCTCGCGGATGCCGGCAACGTTGACCGGATTGTGCAAAGGTGCCAGCGTTGCAAGCTTATCGAGCTCTTCCAACACATGGCCATCAATGATCGTTGGACCCGTGAAACGCTCTCCGCCATGGACCACCCGGTGACCGACCACCGTGATCGAAGAGAGTTCGGAAATGACTCCGAAGCCCCGATCCAGCAACACTTCCATCATCGCGGCAAAGGCCTCTGGATGACCTCCTAGGGGGAGCTTCCGGTTCACTTCGCAGCGGGGTCCATGCTGGACCAGACGCGTGCCACTCGCTCCGATCCTCTCGATCTGCCCATGCGCATCATTCTGTGGGCGCGCGGTATCGAAGATACTCCACTTCAGGGAGGAAGAGCCGCAATTGAGAACGAGCACGCATTCAGGGCGCTCACCTTTTAGCTCGAGCAAAGCACTCATATCCTCCTTTCGGGCAATGGCGGCCGCCTTGGCAGGATCCCCCATCACCAGTCGGAACCTCTCCCCGATCGTCCTGGAAATTTGCTGGACCGCTCCAGCATCCGCCATGATGTGGGAACGGAAGAGCGTCAGCGGGATGAGCATCACCTTGCAGGCTGAAACCGCCGTCAGGTCCGCGAGAACATTCTCGCCGCTCATGAGAGCCATCTCACCGAAGGTGTCCCCGGGATTAAAACGAGCGAGCTCGCGGGGCCCTGAATCATCGTCAATCGTCGCAAGCACTTCCCCTTCCAGAACGACCCCAAGAAAATGCACTTCATCTCCGGCATGAGCGATCCTCTCACCGGGGACAAAAGCTTCGATACCCGATCCATCGGCAAGTTCCTTGAGCCGTACCGTGTCAAAGCCCGCGAAGAGCTTCACCTTTGTACTGAGAAAATCTTCGGTCATGTTTGGGAAGGTTTTGCGTTCACGTTCCAGATGCGTTCGCAATATTCACGGATGGAACGGTCCGAGGAGAAGCGACCCATCCGCGCCACGTTGAGAATCGAGCTAGAGGTCCAAGCATCGGAGTCACCCCACAGCTCACCAACACGCTGCTGGGCATCCAGATAGGCACGGAAGTCCGCGAGCAAGAGGTAGGGGTCGCCGTGGAGGAGATTGTCCACCACTGGACGGAAGAGATCCGGATCGCCGCCAAGGGCACCGCTCGCAATGAAATCAATCGTTTCCCTTAGCAACGAATCAGACTCGTAGTAAGTTTGCGGCTGGTATCCTCCTGCCTTGAGAGCCGATACCTCCGAGGCGGTCAAACCGAAGAGGAAGAAATTCTCCGCGCCCACGGCATCGCGGATCTCCACGTTGGCTCCATCCAGGGTGCCGATCGTGAGAGCTCCATTGAGCGACATCTTCATGTTGCCCGTTCCGGAGGCCTCCATCCCTGCAAGGGAAATCTGCTCGGAGAGATCGGCTGCCGGATAGATGTGCTGGGCATTCTTCACGTTGAAATCCGGGAAGAAGACCACCTTGAGCCGCCCCGCCACGTCGGGATCTTGATTCACGAGTTCTCCGGTCGCCGTAACGAGGCGGATGATGCGTTTCGCGAGGAAATAGCCTGGTGCCGCTTTTCCTCCGAAGATGAAGGTTCGGGGCACGACCCCAGCATCAGGATCCCGCTTGATCGAGAGATAAAGCGAGAGAACGTGAAGCAAATTGAGATGTTGGCGCTTGTATTCATGGATGCGCTTCACCTGCACATCGAAGAGCGAGTCGGGGGTAACCACGATACCCGTCCGCTCCTGGATCAAGGCCGCGAGCCTCCGCTTGTTAGCGAGCCTTACCTCCCTCCATTCCCGCCGGAATCCGGGATCGGCGGCAAGGGGCTCAAGCCGCCCCAGACAAGAAAGATCGCCAGGCCACCCGGCACCGAGTTCACGCTCGAGCAGTCCCGCCAGCCCCGGATTGGCCAAGGCAACGAAGCGGCGTGGCGTCACGCCATTGGTAACATTGTCAAATTTCTCCGGCCATAGCGCGGCAAAGTCAGCGAGCACGGTCTTCTTGAGGAGCTCCGAATGCAGCGCGGCCACCCCATTGATCTTGTGGCTTCCCACGCAGGCGAGATTGGCCATGCGCACATATCGTGCTCCGTGTTCATCGATGAGCGACAGCCTCGCCAAGCGAGCATCGTCATCAGGAAAGGCCGTACGGACCTCATCGAGGAAGCGGTGATTGATCCCGTAGATGATCTCCAGATGACGAGGGAGCACGCTGCCGAAGAGCTCGACCGGCCACTTCTCCAAGGCCTCCGGCAATAGAGTATGATTGGTGTAAGAAAAGGTCTTCTGGGTGATCGCCCAAGCATCGTCCCACTCAAGAGCATGCTCATCCACCAGAAGACGCATCAGCTCGGCCACCCCGATCGCGGGATGCGTGTCATTGAGCTGAACTGCCCAACTTTCGTCAAACGCTGCCACCTTCCCACCAGACATCGCCACTAGGCGCAGCATGTCTTGCAGGGCACAACTGGTGAAAAAGAACTGCTGCTTGAGCCGGAGTTCTTTTCCTCGATGAAGCTCGTCATTCGGATAGAGCACCTTGCTAAGGTTCTCGGAATCGACCTTCTGTTCGACAGCACGGTCGTAGTCACCGTGATTGAAGGCCTCAAAGTCGAAAGACTCGACAGCTTCGGACTTCCAAAGCCGCATCAACGAGCAGGTGCCGGAGCCATAGCCGGTGATCGGCGTGTCATAGGCCTCGCCCTTGATCACAATGGAAGGAACCCACCGCACCCGGGTTCGCCCCTGATCATCCGTCCAAGTCTCCGTATGCCCGCCGAACTTCACCTGCTTGGCAATCCCAAGACGATGGATCTCCCATGGATTCCCGCCGCTCAACCATTTATCGGTCCCTTCGACCTGCCATCCATCACGAATCACCTGGTCAAAGATCCCGAACTCATAGCGGATTCCGTAGCCGATCGACTGCACCTCCACGGTGGCCAGGGAATCCAGATAGCATGAGGCAAGACGCCCGAGTCCTCCATTGCCAAGGCCGGGCTCTTCTTCTTCGGCGAGCACCCTGTCGAGGTCGATTCCAATCCCGCCAAGTGCCTCCCGCGTCGCCTCGGCGATCCCTAGATTGAGCAGGTGATTTGCCAAGTGCGGACCGGGCAAGAATTCGGCGGATAGATAGGCGACCCGGCGCATCATCTTCACGACACCCTGCTCAAAGCTCTGAACTGCGCGCGCCACGACGTGGTCCCGCACGGTCAACGCCAGAGCAAGGTAGTGATCGTGCGCACTGGCATAGTTCGGCAGGCGGCCCAGCGCGCAGACGAGATTATCCAGGAAGGCTTGTCGAAGATTCTCCGCGCTGGTGCCGGTCCGGATCGTGTTGGAGGGAGAAATCGCGTTCATGGCCTTCAAATGGTGTTAAAGTTCGACAGCTCCACCCGCCGGCGGAACCTCGGCTGAAATGGCGTAGCTCCCAGGAATTTGCCGCCGGGAATGTCTCTTGCGGCGCCCCTGAAACATCCCGAATTCGATCATGATCCGGACCTGCCGGGTCTCGGCGATGTAACAAAAGCCGGTTGCTCCGCCACCTGAAGCGCCAAGGCACCTGATCTTCATGACGGAATGGATCTTTCGTCCGGCCTGCCTTGGGACCGCAGCCATTCTTCGCGGCGGGCGCGCAGCAGTTCGATGGTTTCTTCCACGGACCCCGCGCACAGCGGAATGTCAAGGTCCTCGGGACTTGCGAGCGCTTGCCCCTCTTGAAGCATCCACTCGCGGCTCCAGTTCACCAATTCACCCCACATCTTCCCGACGAGAATCAGGGGGGTGTTGTAGAGGCGGCGTACTTGGAGCAATTGCCAAGCGAGCGACATCTCCAAGAGTGTCCCGATCCCGCCAGGCACCACTACAAAGGCATCCGACGCGATCATGAAATGATGCAGCCGGGAGAAGAAGGTACCATGCCCGTAGGCCTTGCCGACGTAAGGGTTCACCGCCTGCTCGAATGGCAGATCGATGCGGATTCCCACGGACCGGTGCAATGCGTCCGGATCTACCGAGAGCGCTCCTTCATTGGCTGCCTGCATGAGGCCCGGACCGCCGCCGCTAATGATATCGCAACCCATTTCCGTCAGCCCAGCCGCGAGCTGCTTCACGCTCTCATAGGCAGACGTGCCCGGCTGAAGGCGGGCCGACCCGAAAATGGTGACGCGGTAATTGGAACGGAACGTCCGGCGCAAGCGCGTCAGCTCGTTCACGGAATCCCACATTCCGATGATCGCTCGCTCGAGCACCGCTACGGTGGCGTCCTCATCGCCAAGGCGAATGATATCGGACTGGCCGAAGTTGCTACCTGGGTTGGTCATGGGCTTTTCAAAGAGATGTTCAGGAGAATTTGGCCCGCAGTACGGCTAGCGAGCGGCTCTGCAGCGGATAGATGGACATCGCAGGGAAGCTCTCATGAGGAGCTTCCGGATTGGAGGTATCGAACTCGCGGGCCCAATGGAGGTTCCGGTGACGCGCTCCTAGCCGGAAGGAAACGGGCTCATCATGTGCATTGAAAATGATGACAAACGTGTCGCCGGTAATCCGTTCTCCCTGCTCCCCCGTTTCCTCGATCTGATCTCCTGGCAAGGCCATACCGAAGCAACGGGCGTGGCTCGCATTCCAGTCCGCATCTGTCATCTCCTCACCATCCGGTCGGATCCAGTAAAGATCCTTGATCGAAGCGCCATGGATAGGGCGTCCTTGAAAAAATCGCCGCCGCTGGAAGACCGGTTCCGAGCGACGCAGGCGAAGCACATCCCGGGTGAAAGCGAGCAATGCACGCTGGGCAGGACAGAGACTCCAATCCAGCCACGCCAGCGGAGAATCGTGGCAATAGGGGTTATTGTTGCCGAGTTGGGTGTTTCCGAATTCATCACCGGAATTCAGCATCGGCACTCCTTGTGAGAGCAGCAGTGTCGCGAGGAGATTCCGCTGCTGCCGCTCGCGTAAGGAGTTGATGGCTCGATCCGTCGTCGGCCCTTCGATTCCGCAATTCCAACTATGATTCTCATCACAGCCGTCGCGATTCTCCTCGCCATTGGCCTCGTTGTGCTTCGCGTTGTAACTCACCAGATCACGAAGCGTGAATCCGTCGTGAGCCGTGATGAAATTGAGGCTCGCACTTGGTCGCCGTCCATTGTGCGAATAGAGATCACTGCTTCCGGCAAGGCGGGTGGCCAACTCCCCCACCGAGCCGCCCTGCCCTTTCCAGAAGCGCCTCACGCAATCGCGATACTTGCCATTCCACTCGCTCCAAAGCACCGGGAAATTCCCGACCTGATAGCCATTCGGCCCCAGATCCCACGGCTCGGCGATAAGCTTGACCCGGGAAAGCACGGGATCCTGATGGATGATATCGAAAAAGGCACCCAGCCGGTCCACCTCCCACAGTTCACGGGCGAGAGCACTGGCCAGATCGAAACGAAAGCCATCCACATGCATCTCCTGCACCCAGTGCCGCAGCGAGTCCATGATGAGCTGCAGGGAGTGAGGATGAGCCACGTTCAATGAATTTCCACAGCCGGTGAAGTCAACGTAGTGCGTTCGGTCCTCGGCCAGCCTGTAATAGGCTGCATTATCGATGCCGCGGAAGGAAAGCATCGGGCCGCAATGATTGCCTTCACCAGTGTGATTGTAGACCACATCAAGGATCACTTCCATGCCCGCGGAGTGAAGCACGCGGACCATCTCCTGAAACTCGGCCACGGCCCCTTCCGGACCACTCGCGGAAAACCGGGGATCCGGCGCAAAGTAGCCCAAGGTATTATACCCCCAGTAGTTCGTCCTTCCGGATTCGGCCAGATGGGGCTCATCCACATGATAGTGAACAGGCAGCAGTTCCACCGCCGTGACCCCAAGATCCTTGAGATGACCAACGGCTGCGGGAGAAGCGAGTGCCGCGTAGGTGCCGCGCAGCCTTTCCGGCACTCCGGGATGTTGACGGGTGAAGCCCTTCACATGCAGTTCATACACCACCGTCTGATGCCACGGTGTGAGGGGCGGACGATCACCGTGCCACGCGAAGGAAAAATCGGCGACACGGGCTAGCGGAGCAAAGGGAGCGCTATCGCTTTCATCGTCCATGATCGCCGGATGCCAGCGAACGTCTCGCGCAATCTCCTTTGCATATGGATCGAGCAGTACCTTGCAGGGCCGGAAGAGATGGCCTTTTGCCGGAGCATGGGGGCCATAGACTCGGTAGCCGTAGATCTGACCGGC
This portion of the Luteolibacter luteus genome encodes:
- a CDS encoding discoidin domain-containing protein; the encoded protein is MRESVLDDFSSAGGWRAFASGEAEMHISVEGGALRLDFDFHGGGGFVVARKEFSRRMPADYAFAFRVRGSAPKNKLEFKLADPSGKNVWRWQEEEFDFREQPRELHLHGSGISFAWGPAGGGAIRELGAIEFVLSAGPGGKGTIWIDQFRFQDRTLRRKPRITTSSSARGSNPLALLAAHPGAGWKSLTDDAEPWLSIDFHEPREYGGLIIDWLPRPARRAFTVQSSDDGKQWRDLHSARDARGSRSFIHLSLTRSRFLRIVFGVPCPGVKRLSVQSFAFSKTLIETFHAVASASTRGYYPRYLYREQSYWTCAGGPDGITCALINEEGMVEPDKGSFSLEPFLKRNGDLITWADARRSVEMEKDGLPIPTSSWTMEQMRLSTTAFATGKGAASVLFVRYRVSNLTEEACRVTLFVAARPFQVNPPWQEWKHLGGVSKISRLAWKNDVLWVNGGKAVVPLARPSSIGMASFEQGSVTEHLAAGTLPDQTEVEDDFGFASAAMGFSLKIPAGGHRDIFVAVPFGEKNSARQVASVARLDGGAQFAEALRDLGKRLDAVSFRFPRAMARDAADTFKTAAGQILINRDGPALQPGPRRYTRSWIRDGVIMGAALLRAGESLALPEFLRWYAPFQRPSGFVPCCVDRNGPDWLVEHDSHGQLIYGVRECYRFSGDLSFLKEMWPHVRKAARFIERLRARRMTAEYLAPDKKDRYGLLPESASHEGYLAHPVHSYWDDFWALRGLLDAAAIATRLGKRKDSEAFEDLARALRESIRASIRIVIAEKKLNYIPGSVEWADFDPTATSNAISLLHAADDMPSEQLDAMFDLFVRDFRRKHSGEMEWNNYTAYEIRIVGALVRLGRREEAVELMERFLDDRRPLRWNQWPEISWRDPRSPGHLGDVPHTWIAAEYMLAFASMFAWERESDDALVLASGVSHDWLGRRNGISVKGLRTWYGPLDLTLKPGDVMTVEIGGNLDMPEGGFVLRPPCPAPIRSVTVNGKPAAAFSADEVIVREFPAKVLLSFHPLP
- a CDS encoding acetate/propionate family kinase, whose amino-acid sequence is MTEDFLSTKVKLFAGFDTVRLKELADGSGIEAFVPGERIAHAGDEVHFLGVVLEGEVLATIDDDSGPRELARFNPGDTFGEMALMSGENVLADLTAVSACKVMLIPLTLFRSHIMADAGAVQQISRTIGERFRLVMGDPAKAAAIARKEDMSALLELKGERPECVLVLNCGSSSLKWSIFDTARPQNDAHGQIERIGASGTRLVQHGPRCEVNRKLPLGGHPEAFAAMMEVLLDRGFGVISELSSITVVGHRVVHGGERFTGPTIIDGHVLEELDKLATLAPLHNPVNVAGIREALRLFPAVPQVAVFDTAFHATLPAHAFLYGLPSRYYETESIRRYGFHGSSHGHVVLAAAHFLKKHPRELKIVSCHLGSGASLCAIDHGRSVDTTMGFTPAEGLVMGTRCGDIDSGVLLHLQRGGLDAAQLDRLLNKESGLLGLSGISGDMREIEAAADLGDARALIAFKVFCYRVRKGIGALVAALGGIDVLVFTAGIGQGSAGVRGAAVQGLQCMGIHLDETRNRAATGKEVDRISTDSSAVQILVLPTDEERMIARESLKGLSRDYLVRASEACRTEPIPIEVSAHHIHLSKEHVEALFGPGHELTKHADLSQPGQYACKEQLAIVGPKGRIERVRVLGPARKTTQVEIAMTEQFKIGIQPPIRESGDIEGTPGCILEGPAGSVELDKGVICALRHIHMTPADALRYGVNDKASVRVRVDGDREMVFGDVRVRVDPKFALAMHIDTDEANAANLGNGARGFIDGIQREA
- a CDS encoding GH36-type glycosyl hydrolase domain-containing protein; its protein translation is MKPNPMLPSPHARLLSNGRYFTFITAAGTGQSRRYGHVVNRWHGDPVEDSQGQFIYLRDLDNGALWSAAMQPVKCKSTAYQSSDLPGVFRIVSETRGIRAQLDVAVSPGDDLEVRRLQLTNLTKRPRRIEVTSFLEAVLTWQGADIGHPAFSKLFVQTSYEPASSTLIAERRSRGADETWPCLFHSLAGAGATSCESDRLRFLGRGRSVVHPQALEVDELSGSVGNVLDPCLSLRTVVELDTEGESVIGFVTGIAENKAEALKLAGKFRGITAVDQELLDAVDAEENVRVELGIDDKTASKFQSLAAAMNYGHRGLIPSPRVLEGTALPPIPRDRPTMILCDGWAAAPTQEALKARGYWGTKGFYTNFVVLDDSGAGVPDGLDDRVFTFKPKELGEEGVAMLFAIASLVVRGSLPDVSTNHVPCVPKEIQVAGESGSGSEALEDLRFFNGYGGFSHDGSEYVIRLPKGGKRPPMPWINVVANEVAGFLVSENGAGCTWTRNSQANRLTPWSNEPASDPHGEAFYLRDLETGEVWSPLPGPVPSGGDHEIRHGHGATRFISTCQGISQETTMFVPRHDPVKIVVVRLTNRSGVAKRLSITAYQRLVMGTLPAQPSLIVTRPGADGSLRAVNLAAGDFRGGIAFSTLTVSGVATESNDFTCDRFEFLGRHGSPANPAALCRGGELGGACGAGLDPCFVQQSAFTLQAGSSAECIILLGEEMSDRAVDELVGRYRDPETVRAALAEMRDFWRSLAAGVKVSTPSPILDLMVNGWLPYQTLCCRMWARTAFYQSSGAFGYRDQLQDSASLLALDPSFARRQLLLHARHQFVEGDVLHWWHAEPIGRGLRTRFSDDLLWLPLLTCDYLGATGDSSLLDEVLPYLKAPLLAEGHDENYLEPELSGEDGSFYDHCCRTIDRSLVTGAHGLPLMGTGDWNDGMSRVGREGRGESVWVGFFLYRILGEFIPVCRSRGDVERATRYEDHRVKLLAALNDGGWDGEWYRRAYYDNGAPLGSRESDECKIDTLAQSWAIISKAAPPDRADLAMEAMERELVSEREGIIRLLTPPFVNTPNDPGYIKGYVAGVRENGGQYTHAACWAVQSIAEHGENNRALRLWEMLTPISHSRTPEAADVYKVEPYAVAADVYGAQPHIGRGGWTWYTGSSGWMYRVALESILGLTIDGGSTIVLKPCIPDDWEGFTIEGRLPNGAASYRVIVEAPGGFAKTIDSVTLDGVPLGVDGDAARATLPSSGGTHEIRIRMS